A portion of the Bacillota bacterium genome contains these proteins:
- a CDS encoding MerR family transcriptional regulator, producing MFTIGQFSKICRVTTKTLRHYDEFDLLKPARVDPLTGYRYYSIEQIDEFRRIALLKELGFGLEAIKHLLKQPLDAAELAAVLKDQTDHIQERIDEYQRVLARITKEINSLQRGKNILQANQVKEPQIKELPAVQVASVRERGPYSKVGELFGELLGFINIHKLTVNGPGIFIHHDPEYRPEDADLEVCLPVAGEVPSSGRVRIKELPACRAVCLLHVGPYDQVGQTYASILQYIAEKQLTTTGPSREVYLVGPMGVPPEKYVTEVQFPVA from the coding sequence GTGTTTACAATCGGCCAGTTTTCGAAAATCTGCCGGGTGACCACCAAAACCCTGCGACATTACGACGAATTTGATTTGCTCAAGCCGGCACGGGTCGACCCGTTGACCGGGTACCGGTATTACAGTATCGAGCAGATCGACGAGTTTCGCCGGATCGCCCTGCTGAAAGAACTGGGGTTCGGCCTGGAGGCAATCAAACACCTTTTAAAACAGCCCCTGGACGCCGCGGAACTGGCGGCGGTGCTAAAGGATCAGACGGATCACATCCAGGAGCGGATAGACGAATACCAACGGGTTTTGGCCAGGATCACCAAAGAAATCAATTCTTTGCAAAGGGGGAAGAACATCTTGCAGGCCAATCAGGTAAAGGAGCCGCAAATCAAGGAATTGCCGGCAGTGCAGGTGGCTTCTGTCCGGGAGCGCGGGCCGTACTCGAAAGTGGGGGAGCTCTTTGGCGAGTTGCTGGGTTTTATTAATATCCATAAGTTGACAGTCAACGGGCCGGGCATCTTTATCCACCACGATCCGGAGTACCGGCCGGAAGACGCCGACCTGGAGGTGTGCCTGCCGGTAGCCGGGGAAGTGCCCAGCAGCGGGCGGGTAAGGATCAAAGAACTTCCCGCCTGCCGGGCGGTGTGCCTGCTGCACGTCGGGCCGTACGACCAGGTGGGCCAGACTTACGCAAGCATCCTGCAATATATCGCTGAAAAGCAGTTGACGACCACCGGCCCCTCGCGGGAGGTATATTTGGTGGGCCCCATGGGAGTGCCGCCGGAAAAATACGTCACTGAGGTTCAGTTTCCCGTAGCTTAA